From the Natranaeroarchaeum aerophilus genome, one window contains:
- a CDS encoding DJ-1/PfpI family protein — MDVDSPTTLEILCYDGFDELDVVGPFEVFTTAADRGCSIDVRLVTFAPTDRTTASRGLTIEADGPIGDDPDLLVVPGGGWNTRGEASAWAVTQNEVALDAIRRRHDAGTTIAAVCTGGMILATAGLLDGRPATTHASAHDQLSDHGAVPVDARVVDNGDILTAGGVTSGIDLSLWIIEQICGADIADGVATTIEHDRSNDIRVIE, encoded by the coding sequence ATGGACGTCGACAGCCCCACTACGCTCGAGATCCTCTGTTATGACGGGTTCGACGAACTCGACGTGGTTGGACCGTTCGAAGTGTTCACCACGGCCGCGGATCGCGGATGTTCGATCGACGTTCGACTCGTGACGTTTGCCCCAACCGATCGGACCACCGCCAGCCGCGGCCTGACGATCGAAGCGGATGGCCCGATCGGGGACGACCCCGACCTGCTCGTCGTCCCCGGCGGCGGGTGGAACACACGCGGCGAGGCAAGCGCGTGGGCAGTCACCCAGAACGAGGTAGCACTCGATGCGATCCGACGTCGCCACGACGCGGGAACGACAATCGCCGCCGTCTGTACTGGTGGGATGATCCTGGCAACCGCAGGTCTGCTGGATGGACGCCCGGCGACGACGCACGCCTCGGCCCACGATCAGTTATCCGACCACGGTGCAGTCCCTGTCGACGCTCGCGTCGTCGACAACGGCGATATCCTGACAGCAGGTGGGGTCACGTCCGGGATCGACCTGTCGCTGTGGATCATCGAGCAGATCTGTGGTGCCGATATCGCAGACGGGGTCGCGACAACGATCGAGCATGACCGGAGCAACGACATCCGTGTCATCGAGTGA
- a CDS encoding aminotransferase class IV, with product MKYHVDGELVPESEATVNVRDRGFMYGDAAFETMRAYGGSVFEWEAHADRLANTCETLGIDHGIDDEELRERVLETLRANDLTDAYLKLSLSRGVQPGKLTPGPTTDPTVVVIVAELPRGGTEGDPVWDGPATVQTTMTRRIPDAAIPANAKTHNYLNGILARNELIDDADEALLRDTDDYVAEGATSNVFFVGEDGLHTPSLDGPVLPGITRSVVISLADEADIPVYTGQYTPDDVRSAKEAFLTNSTWELRPIETLDGIEIGGGPVTTLLSRRFDARVERNHYE from the coding sequence ATGAAGTACCACGTCGATGGCGAGCTCGTCCCGGAGTCAGAGGCCACGGTGAACGTCCGCGATCGGGGCTTCATGTACGGTGATGCTGCGTTCGAGACGATGCGCGCGTACGGCGGTTCCGTCTTCGAGTGGGAGGCTCACGCCGACAGGCTGGCGAACACTTGCGAGACACTCGGGATCGACCACGGGATCGATGACGAAGAACTCCGCGAACGCGTGCTCGAAACGCTCCGGGCCAACGACCTGACCGACGCGTACCTCAAACTCTCTCTCTCACGTGGCGTCCAGCCCGGCAAGCTAACGCCGGGCCCGACCACGGACCCGACAGTAGTCGTCATCGTCGCAGAACTTCCACGCGGGGGCACGGAAGGAGACCCCGTCTGGGACGGTCCTGCGACCGTCCAGACCACGATGACCCGGCGGATCCCGGACGCCGCAATCCCGGCCAATGCGAAGACGCACAACTATCTCAACGGCATCCTCGCACGGAACGAGTTGATCGATGACGCCGACGAGGCACTGCTGCGTGATACTGACGACTACGTCGCGGAGGGAGCGACGAGCAACGTGTTTTTTGTCGGCGAGGACGGGCTTCACACGCCGAGCCTCGACGGGCCGGTGTTGCCGGGGATTACCCGGTCAGTCGTCATCAGCCTCGCAGACGAGGCCGATATTCCGGTCTATACTGGCCAGTACACCCCCGACGACGTTCGCTCGGCAAAGGAAGCGTTTCTGACGAACTCGACGTGGGAGCTCCGACCGATCGAGACGCTTGATGGCATCGAGATCGGCGGCGGACCGGTGACCACGCTGCTCTCCCGCCGGTTCGACGCGCGTGTCGAACGGAATCACTACGAGTAA
- a CDS encoding DUF7115 domain-containing protein, whose protein sequence is MSEPGVVESALDGETVAASVPLGGEDKLYITPTRTLIYRAEGLLSDESVEEYPHDAERLTISEGRRKTRFSLDYPVDGTREFTIPSKCADDVTHPVVAGIMNAAGITEPGETVLSTYRFSELTLIVTSERLVKHIGAAVWDTDYEEFHYDDVTDLTFEKGSVATQVVLEVNGRQQRIKAPNDQARDVESKLSEALTAYHGVNSIEELRTANASEEEEPAEQPGAGGVAFGEGVDPLEANPPSTEGDEELSAEQVIDDSGGTEAVETAEPADPSDGPAETEAPDTDATESDSVGANDRSQSADDPGPTTEDEASTETADDDGFDFEDVGFEPAESDPDGDDIAEELAELRAVVEHQNERLDKQREAIERLIEELSRGR, encoded by the coding sequence ATGAGCGAACCCGGTGTCGTAGAATCCGCTCTCGACGGAGAGACGGTCGCCGCGTCGGTGCCGTTGGGCGGAGAGGACAAACTGTACATCACGCCGACCCGAACGCTGATCTACCGGGCCGAGGGCCTGTTGAGCGACGAGTCGGTCGAAGAGTATCCCCACGATGCGGAGCGGCTGACCATCTCTGAGGGCCGGCGCAAAACACGGTTCAGTCTCGATTATCCGGTCGACGGGACCCGCGAGTTCACGATTCCCTCGAAGTGTGCTGACGACGTAACCCATCCCGTCGTGGCCGGGATCATGAACGCCGCAGGGATCACCGAACCGGGCGAGACGGTGCTGTCGACCTATCGATTCAGCGAGCTGACGCTGATCGTTACGAGCGAGCGGCTGGTCAAACACATCGGTGCAGCCGTCTGGGATACCGATTATGAGGAGTTCCACTACGACGATGTGACCGACCTGACCTTCGAGAAGGGGAGCGTCGCTACACAGGTGGTCCTCGAAGTGAATGGTCGCCAGCAGCGGATCAAAGCCCCGAACGATCAGGCACGGGACGTCGAGAGCAAACTGTCCGAGGCGCTGACCGCGTACCACGGCGTCAACTCGATCGAGGAGCTACGGACCGCGAACGCGTCCGAGGAAGAGGAGCCAGCCGAGCAGCCGGGTGCTGGTGGGGTGGCCTTCGGCGAAGGCGTCGATCCGCTTGAAGCGAACCCACCGTCGACCGAGGGCGACGAGGAGCTCTCTGCTGAACAGGTGATAGACGACTCGGGTGGAACGGAGGCAGTAGAGACAGCTGAGCCAGCGGATCCATCGGACGGTCCTGCGGAGACCGAAGCGCCTGATACTGACGCGACCGAGTCGGACTCGGTGGGTGCCAACGACCGCTCACAATCGGCTGACGACCCCGGGCCGACGACTGAGGACGAAGCGTCGACGGAGACAGCCGATGACGACGGGTTCGACTTCGAGGATGTCGGCTTCGAACCGGCCGAGAGCGATCCGGACGGTGACGACATCGCTGAGGAACTCGCCGAGCTCCGGGCCGTCGTGGAACATCAGAACGAGCGGCTCGACAAACAGCGCGAGGCGATCGAGCGGTTGATCGAGGAGCTCAGTCGCGGCCGGTGA
- a CDS encoding metallophosphoesterase, which yields MLVGVISDTHDNVSAVDRAVSVFEERGVETVIHCGDVIAPPVVRYFDGLEVHGVLGNNDGELDGLESAFRQLGNGSKLHGRFTKLEFDGTTFAVLHGERLDDVEAHAASGEYEYVCYGHHHVAEEREVDGTTVLNPGAHFPTVPEEHHSIAIVDTESDDVEFVAVAE from the coding sequence ATGTTGGTAGGCGTCATCTCGGACACGCACGACAACGTATCGGCCGTAGACCGCGCCGTATCGGTCTTCGAGGAACGAGGTGTCGAGACGGTCATCCACTGTGGTGACGTGATCGCACCACCCGTCGTTCGCTACTTCGATGGGCTGGAAGTCCACGGCGTTCTCGGGAACAACGACGGCGAGCTCGATGGACTGGAGTCCGCTTTCCGTCAGCTCGGGAACGGAAGCAAACTCCACGGGCGCTTCACCAAACTGGAGTTCGACGGGACGACGTTCGCCGTGCTTCACGGTGAGCGTCTGGACGACGTCGAGGCACATGCCGCATCGGGCGAGTACGAGTACGTCTGTTACGGCCACCATCACGTCGCCGAGGAACGCGAGGTCGACGGAACGACCGTGCTGAACCCGGGTGCTCACTTTCCGACAGTACCGGAAGAACACCACAGCATCGCGATCGTCGACACCGAGAGCGACGACGTCGAGTTCGTCGCCGTCGCAGAGTAA
- a CDS encoding deoxyuridine 5'-triphosphate nucleotidohydrolase, whose translation MFRSGTFVAEQLSSVTDEQIQPNGVDLTVANVFEQTEPGRIGRDGKSIGEREELAPSAETETYHLDPGHYIARYGETISIPEGHVGFVLPRSSLMRNSAMLHTAVWDAGYTGRGEGLLDVNHELELQQDARIAQLVLSRAEHVGSYDGSYQEENL comes from the coding sequence ATGTTCCGATCAGGCACGTTTGTCGCCGAACAGCTTTCTTCCGTTACCGACGAGCAGATTCAGCCGAATGGGGTCGACCTGACCGTCGCGAACGTCTTCGAACAGACGGAGCCGGGGCGGATCGGTCGAGACGGGAAATCGATCGGCGAGCGCGAAGAGCTAGCCCCGTCAGCCGAGACGGAGACGTACCACCTCGATCCCGGACATTACATTGCCCGATACGGAGAGACGATTTCGATCCCCGAGGGACACGTCGGGTTCGTTCTGCCGCGATCGTCGCTTATGCGAAACTCCGCGATGCTTCACACTGCGGTGTGGGATGCTGGCTACACGGGCCGCGGCGAGGGACTGCTCGACGTCAACCACGAACTCGAACTCCAGCAGGACGCCAGAATCGCCCAGCTCGTCCTGTCCCGTGCCGAACACGTCGGATCCTACGATGGATCGTATCAAGAAGAGAACCTGTAG
- a CDS encoding SOS response-associated peptidase: MCGRSSLFASPETLESRFDVSVPASYDPSYNIAPEDDVPVIRDETSGNVELRSWGFVPHWTDNPGEWNGLINARTETVDEKPAFRDAFSRNEQADADRPTGGHCLVLADGFYEWQERTDGKQPFRIERVDGEPFAMAGLWSRWTDGDHSTITATVLTTSPNELMEPLHHRLPVVFDADEERAWLSESPQSKAELLDPHSGDGFEKYPISAAVNDPRNDSPEIIEPVDAPESDPQTGLDQFG; the protein is encoded by the coding sequence ATGTGTGGTCGCAGCTCCCTGTTTGCCTCGCCCGAGACACTGGAGTCACGGTTCGACGTGTCAGTACCTGCCTCGTACGACCCGTCCTACAATATCGCTCCCGAGGACGACGTCCCGGTCATCCGGGATGAGACGTCCGGAAACGTCGAACTCCGATCGTGGGGCTTTGTCCCACACTGGACTGACAATCCCGGTGAGTGGAACGGTCTGATCAACGCGCGGACCGAGACTGTCGACGAGAAGCCAGCCTTCCGCGACGCGTTTAGCCGGAACGAACAGGCGGACGCTGACCGCCCGACCGGGGGACACTGTCTCGTGCTCGCCGACGGCTTCTACGAGTGGCAAGAGCGCACGGACGGCAAACAACCGTTCCGGATCGAACGGGTAGATGGGGAGCCGTTCGCGATGGCGGGTCTCTGGTCGCGCTGGACCGACGGCGATCACTCGACGATCACCGCGACAGTGCTGACGACGTCACCGAACGAGCTCATGGAGCCGCTCCATCACCGATTGCCAGTCGTCTTCGACGCCGACGAGGAGCGGGCATGGTTGAGCGAGTCGCCACAGTCGAAAGCGGAACTGCTCGACCCACACTCGGGTGACGGCTTCGAGAAGTACCCAATCTCCGCTGCGGTGAACGATCCCAGAAACGACTCCCCCGAGATAATCGAGCCGGTCGACGCGCCGGAGAGTGACCCCCAGACCGGTCTCGATCAGTTCGGGTAG
- a CDS encoding DUF5830 family protein, with protein MQDDRIALGLDLLRSLEHDELSVADAVDRLETVSTHPSVTREILDTAEKRGIIEREDGIIRPKHSEFVSYESQVIQKDGEFECQRCGSGLSTGHFIKYDAGELGPFGSSCIRKVTGRD; from the coding sequence ATGCAGGACGACCGGATTGCACTCGGCCTCGACCTCTTGCGCTCGCTGGAACACGATGAGCTGAGTGTCGCCGATGCCGTAGACAGGCTGGAGACCGTCTCCACACATCCATCAGTCACCAGAGAGATCCTCGATACCGCGGAGAAACGCGGGATTATCGAACGTGAGGATGGGATCATCCGCCCGAAACACAGCGAGTTTGTCAGCTACGAGAGTCAGGTCATTCAGAAAGACGGTGAGTTCGAGTGTCAGCGCTGCGGGTCCGGCCTCTCGACCGGGCACTTCATCAAGTACGATGCGGGCGAACTGGGGCCCTTTGGCTCTTCGTGTATCCGGAAGGTCACCGGCCGCGACTGA
- a CDS encoding 2Fe-2S iron-sulfur cluster-binding protein, which translates to MFNELGIAIGFSLTLIAVLMHFSRGTGWTSNEDISQEVLERRAESVPETDFPEPMNRSIGGGAPAGAIGGGEAGGELAEGGEAVEEESGPGDIPEDEIEYYEIDFVKEGETIEVANNETILEAGEDEGWDLPYACREGSCVSCAGQIDGNTNDFIEHDDQSMLGDAELEDGYTLTCVAYPRGEFSIETGEQP; encoded by the coding sequence ATGTTTAACGAGCTGGGGATCGCGATCGGGTTCAGTCTGACCCTGATCGCCGTGCTCATGCATTTCTCCCGTGGGACGGGATGGACATCGAACGAAGATATCTCCCAGGAAGTTCTCGAACGGCGCGCGGAGTCGGTACCCGAGACGGACTTCCCCGAGCCGATGAACCGGTCGATCGGCGGCGGCGCACCCGCGGGTGCCATCGGCGGCGGCGAAGCCGGTGGCGAACTCGCGGAGGGTGGCGAAGCGGTCGAAGAGGAGAGTGGCCCGGGAGATATCCCCGAAGACGAGATCGAGTACTACGAGATCGACTTTGTGAAAGAGGGGGAGACGATCGAGGTCGCAAACAACGAGACGATTCTCGAAGCGGGCGAAGACGAGGGGTGGGATCTGCCCTACGCCTGCCGTGAAGGCTCATGTGTCTCGTGTGCTGGACAGATCGACGGCAACACCAACGACTTCATCGAGCACGACGACCAGTCGATGCTTGGCGATGCGGAGCTCGAAGACGGCTACACGTTAACGTGTGTCGCGTACCCCCGCGGCGAGTTCTCCATCGAGACCGGCGAACAGCCCTGA
- the gnd gene encoding phosphogluconate dehydrogenase (NAD(+)-dependent, decarboxylating), giving the protein MQLGVIGLGRMGQIVVDRVLDAGHDVVAFDLDEEAVATAVDAGATPAESVVDLAEQLGTEKRIWLMVPAGGAVDAALDDLEPHMDADDIVVDGGNSYFQDSVRRAESTEVAYLDCGTSGGPAGAELGFSLMIGGPEWAYEELKPVFDAVATGPAGHDRMGPAGSGHYVKMVHNGVEYALMQAYGEGFELLANGRYDLDLEAVANTWNNGAVIRSWLLELCEEAFREEGNELGDVADHVAGGSTGTWTVQEALEQEVPTPLIYQALAERFGSRSDRFSRRLANRLRYGFGRHEVAREE; this is encoded by the coding sequence ATGCAACTGGGCGTTATCGGTCTTGGGCGTATGGGGCAGATCGTCGTCGACCGCGTGCTCGATGCGGGACACGATGTCGTCGCGTTCGATCTGGATGAAGAAGCCGTCGCAACGGCAGTCGACGCTGGCGCGACCCCGGCGGAGTCAGTTGTCGATCTGGCCGAACAGCTGGGAACCGAAAAGCGGATCTGGTTGATGGTCCCCGCAGGAGGGGCGGTCGACGCCGCGCTCGACGACCTCGAACCACATATGGACGCCGACGATATCGTCGTCGACGGCGGGAACTCCTACTTCCAGGATTCCGTGCGTCGCGCCGAGTCGACGGAGGTGGCGTATCTCGACTGTGGAACGAGTGGCGGCCCGGCCGGTGCCGAACTGGGCTTTTCGCTGATGATCGGCGGTCCCGAATGGGCGTACGAGGAACTGAAGCCCGTATTCGACGCCGTCGCCACGGGTCCCGCGGGACACGATCGAATGGGTCCCGCCGGAAGCGGCCACTACGTCAAGATGGTTCACAACGGCGTCGAGTACGCGCTCATGCAGGCCTACGGCGAGGGGTTCGAGCTTCTGGCGAACGGCCGGTACGATCTGGATCTCGAAGCCGTCGCCAACACCTGGAACAACGGCGCAGTCATCCGCTCGTGGCTCCTGGAGCTCTGCGAGGAGGCGTTCCGCGAGGAGGGCAACGAACTGGGCGACGTAGCCGATCACGTCGCCGGTGGTTCAACGGGGACGTGGACGGTGCAGGAAGCGCTCGAACAGGAGGTGCCGACGCCGCTGATCTATCAGGCGCTCGCCGAGCGCTTCGGGAGCCGCTCGGACCGGTTCTCCCGGCGGCTCGCGAACCGGCTTCGGTACGGCTTCGGGCGACACGAGGTAGCGCGCGAGGAGTAA
- a CDS encoding helix-hairpin-helix domain-containing protein, with amino-acid sequence MSLLDKLKSLLGLGSTDEKQRQDVGVTVERDVGGHDPDADATETGGDVDVDEDTAEEDTDEEPDDAIGEPEEETDAEDEPVDEDELIDEAEPDDEVVEDDVAEDTESEHAVEEDDDPEDDADVAADDDDTEDDETAEDPTTEKDELEDIKGIGPAYAERLADVGIESIADLADADAAEIAAETDLSESRVENWVEQAKVR; translated from the coding sequence ATGTCACTGTTGGACAAGCTGAAGTCGCTTCTCGGGCTCGGCAGCACCGACGAGAAGCAGCGCCAGGACGTTGGCGTGACGGTCGAACGAGACGTCGGTGGACACGATCCCGACGCAGACGCCACCGAAACGGGCGGCGACGTGGATGTGGACGAGGACACCGCCGAAGAAGACACCGACGAGGAACCTGACGACGCAATCGGGGAACCGGAAGAGGAGACCGACGCGGAGGACGAACCGGTCGACGAAGACGAACTGATCGACGAAGCAGAACCGGACGACGAAGTCGTAGAAGACGATGTCGCCGAGGACACCGAGTCGGAACACGCAGTCGAGGAAGATGACGATCCGGAAGACGATGCAGACGTTGCTGCGGATGACGACGACACAGAAGACGACGAAACAGCGGAGGACCCGACAACCGAGAAAGACGAACTCGAAGATATCAAGGGAATCGGGCCCGCGTACGCAGAGCGACTCGCGGATGTGGGGATCGAGTCGATCGCCGACCTTGCCGACGCCGACGCGGCCGAGATTGCGGCCGAAACCGATCTGTCGGAGTCCCGCGTCGAAAACTGGGTCGAGCAGGCAAAAGTCCGGTAA
- the pabB gene encoding aminodeoxychorismate synthase, component I, which yields MDTPSVVTTSKEFRATATDVDPGTRIPVEVRVEVEDPFEAYRRARDGPGGVILETTGGQPGWGYFAVDPVETMTARPTAAMWDESNRDRGIGVSGHESPSLAALQGLLDGETLVRGECSVPYPCGAFGWFSYDLIREIEDLPERAVDDRSLPHLQVGVYDRVAAWEEPRAGKTTLRITACPQVDPADPDRAYETGRERALALATAALKGDPAVGSPPVTGDTAEFTSDCGQEAFAGRVRTIKEYIRAGDTFQTNVSQRLTAPAAVHPVDTYAAVRSVNPAPYSALLEFPAADLVSASPELLLEREGDRIETEPIAGTRPRGATEAEDEALEAELTGDEKERAEHAMLVDLERNDLGKVAQYGSVDVSEYRRVDRYSEVMHLVSRVGAKLQADATLADAIAAVFPGGTITGAPKPRTMELIDEVEATRRGPYTGSIGVLGFDGRATLNIVIRTLVRQVDEYHLRVGAGIVHDSEPEQEYAETLDKARALVRAVDEALGEQAAMELDAGGGES from the coding sequence ATGGACACACCGTCGGTCGTAACTACCAGCAAGGAGTTTCGAGCGACGGCCACGGATGTCGATCCGGGTACGCGAATCCCGGTCGAGGTCCGCGTCGAGGTCGAGGATCCCTTCGAGGCGTATCGGCGGGCACGGGATGGCCCAGGGGGTGTCATCCTCGAAACGACCGGCGGTCAGCCGGGATGGGGATACTTCGCCGTCGATCCGGTCGAAACGATGACGGCCCGTCCCACTGCCGCGATGTGGGACGAGTCGAACCGGGACCGGGGGATCGGCGTCTCCGGCCACGAATCCCCGTCGCTTGCCGCTCTGCAGGGCCTACTAGATGGTGAGACACTCGTGAGAGGCGAGTGTTCGGTACCGTATCCCTGCGGTGCGTTCGGCTGGTTCTCTTATGATCTGATCCGGGAGATCGAGGACCTGCCCGAAAGGGCAGTCGACGATCGCTCGCTTCCGCATCTGCAAGTTGGCGTCTACGACAGGGTTGCTGCGTGGGAAGAGCCGAGAGCGGGCAAGACGACCCTTCGAATCACCGCCTGCCCCCAGGTAGATCCTGCCGATCCCGACCGCGCGTACGAAACGGGGCGGGAACGAGCGCTCGCGCTTGCGACTGCTGCCCTGAAGGGCGATCCAGCGGTCGGTTCGCCGCCAGTCACGGGCGACACTGCGGAGTTCACAAGCGATTGTGGGCAGGAAGCGTTCGCCGGCCGCGTCCGGACGATCAAGGAGTATATCCGCGCCGGGGATACCTTTCAGACGAACGTTTCACAACGTCTGACCGCTCCCGCGGCGGTCCACCCGGTCGACACGTACGCGGCCGTCCGGTCGGTCAACCCTGCACCGTACTCCGCACTGCTGGAGTTTCCCGCCGCAGATCTGGTCAGCGCCAGCCCTGAACTCCTGCTGGAGCGCGAGGGCGACCGGATCGAGACCGAACCGATCGCCGGGACGCGCCCGCGCGGTGCGACCGAGGCCGAGGACGAAGCACTCGAAGCCGAACTCACGGGCGACGAGAAAGAGCGGGCAGAACACGCGATGCTGGTCGACCTGGAACGCAACGACCTCGGAAAAGTTGCTCAATACGGCAGCGTCGACGTCTCCGAGTACCGGCGTGTCGACCGGTACTCCGAAGTGATGCATCTCGTCTCCCGCGTCGGTGCAAAGTTGCAAGCAGATGCCACGCTCGCGGACGCCATCGCCGCCGTCTTCCCCGGCGGGACGATCACCGGCGCACCGAAACCCAGAACCATGGAGCTGATCGACGAGGTCGAGGCGACCCGACGGGGGCCATATACCGGCTCGATCGGCGTCCTCGGCTTTGACGGGCGGGCCACGCTGAACATCGTCATTCGGACGCTCGTCCGGCAGGTCGACGAGTACCATCTCCGGGTCGGTGCCGGAATCGTACACGATTCGGAGCCCGAACAGGAGTACGCCGAAACGCTCGACAAGGCACGCGCGCTCGTCAGGGCCGTAGACGAGGCACTCGGCGAGCAGGCGGCGATGGAACTCGACGCCGGAGGTGGGGAGTCGTGA
- a CDS encoding 5-formyltetrahydrofolate cyclo-ligase: MDKQDLRERIWDELEESGEARFPFPPHGRIPNFAGADDAAERLSERSEWRAADTIKINPDSPQRPVRQRALEAGKTLYMAVPRLRDADCFLRLDPDEIDDYNRATTIAGSSELGVQVGPDAVESVDLIVSGSVAVTDDGARIGKGEGYSDLEYALLDTLGLVDDVTPVVTTVHELQVVDEDVAVDEHDVPLDLVVTPDRAIETNTSYDRSDGIDWSALDDERIEEMPVLQELREG; encoded by the coding sequence ATGGACAAGCAGGACCTCCGCGAGCGCATCTGGGACGAGCTAGAAGAGAGTGGCGAGGCGCGGTTCCCATTCCCGCCACATGGCCGGATTCCCAATTTTGCAGGTGCTGACGACGCCGCCGAGCGTCTCTCTGAACGATCCGAGTGGAGAGCCGCCGATACCATCAAAATCAACCCGGACTCCCCACAGCGGCCGGTCCGGCAGCGAGCACTCGAAGCGGGGAAGACGCTGTATATGGCGGTCCCGCGGCTCCGCGACGCCGATTGCTTCCTCCGACTGGATCCGGATGAGATCGACGACTACAATCGGGCCACGACGATCGCCGGATCGAGCGAACTTGGGGTTCAGGTCGGTCCCGACGCAGTCGAGTCGGTCGACCTGATCGTCTCCGGGAGCGTCGCCGTCACCGATGACGGGGCGCGGATCGGCAAGGGAGAGGGATACAGCGATCTGGAGTACGCGCTACTGGATACGCTGGGACTGGTCGACGACGTGACGCCGGTCGTCACGACCGTCCACGAGTTACAGGTCGTCGACGAGGACGTCGCGGTCGACGAGCACGACGTCCCACTCGACCTAGTCGTGACGCCGGACCGAGCTATCGAAACGAACACGAGCTATGATCGATCGGACGGGATCGACTGGTCGGCGCTCGACGACGAACGGATCGAGGAGATGCCGGTCCTGCAGGAGCTACGAGAGGGCTAG
- a CDS encoding anthranilate synthase component II has product MLVIDNYDSFAYNLVQFVAEAEAGECDFRATDQERVIVRRNDEIDVEGIRELDPDGIVVSPGPGTPADAGVSIPIFAETTYPTLGVCLGHQALCAAHGGPVVNAPDVVHGKPSTIDHDGQGIFDNMPERFRVGRYHSLAVEREDLPDPLMETARTDDERSILMAVRHQERPHIGVQFHPESILTGPVDRDDDRDGLDLSVGKRLIENFCSFARRADGGAKS; this is encoded by the coding sequence ATGCTTGTCATCGACAATTACGACTCCTTTGCGTATAACCTCGTCCAGTTCGTCGCGGAAGCCGAGGCGGGAGAGTGTGATTTCAGGGCGACCGATCAAGAAAGGGTCATCGTCCGACGAAACGACGAGATCGATGTTGAAGGGATCCGTGAACTCGATCCCGATGGGATCGTGGTCTCTCCCGGTCCCGGCACGCCGGCCGACGCTGGTGTCTCGATCCCGATCTTTGCTGAGACAACGTATCCGACGCTCGGTGTCTGTCTCGGGCATCAGGCGCTGTGTGCGGCCCACGGCGGGCCGGTGGTGAACGCGCCCGATGTTGTCCACGGGAAACCCTCGACGATCGATCACGATGGGCAGGGAATCTTCGACAACATGCCCGAACGGTTCCGGGTTGGGCGCTATCACTCACTGGCAGTCGAACGAGAGGATCTCCCGGACCCGCTCATGGAGACGGCCCGAACCGACGACGAGCGATCGATACTGATGGCCGTCCGGCACCAGGAGCGCCCCCACATCGGCGTCCAGTTCCATCCCGAGAGCATTCTGACCGGACCGGTCGATCGCGACGACGATCGGGACGGCCTCGATCTGTCGGTCGGCAAACGTCTGATCGAGAACTTCTGTTCGTTCGCGAGACGCGCCGACGGGGGAGCCAAATCATGA